GCCCAAGCCCGCTCCGGCCGCCGCTCCCGCCGCGGCCCCCGCGGCCGCCCCGCCCGCTCCGGCTCCCGCCGGCGGCGCCCAGGTGGACGCGGACGGAAACGCCGTCGAAAGCGGCATCGGCGGCAAGGCCGACAACGGCAAGACCGGCACGGTCGAGAAGGTCTGGATCATCCCCGGCTGCATCGTCTGCGACCTCTGCGAGGACACCGTGTCCGACGTCTTCCACGTCACGGAAACGACCAGCGTCGTCCAGCTCGACAGTCGGCCGCGCTGGGCGGAGCTCTCGGACAAGATCATCGAGGCCGCGCAGGGCTGCCCCGTCAACGTCATCAAGTACGAGCTGAAAAAGTAATGGCGTACTACATCAACGACGAGTGCATCGGCTGTACGATCTGCGCCAAGAAGTGCCCCGTACCCTGCATCTGGGGCCCGGAAGGCGTGGGCGTGACCGCCAAGACCAAGGAGATGCACATCATCGACCCCAAGGCGTGCATCAACTGCGGGGTCTGCGCGAGCTACTGCCCGGTGGACTGCATCCAGAACGAGCACGGAGTCATCGAACCCAAGATCGAGGCGAAAAAGCGCCCCGTGGCCCTCGTGCG
This genomic interval from Planctomycetota bacterium contains the following:
- a CDS encoding ferredoxin, which gives rise to PKPAPAAAPAAAPAAAPPAPAPAGGAQVDADGNAVESGIGGKADNGKTGTVEKVWIIPGCIVCDLCEDTVSDVFHVTETTSVVQLDSRPRWAELSDKIIEAAQGCPVNVIKYELKK